The proteins below come from a single bacterium genomic window:
- a CDS encoding GH116 family glycosyl-hydrolase encodes MSYPSTMHRSQLPRSGMALGGIGTGGFEIRQDGSFANWSIFNNWPLFAGNRYPHNPKQTLFFMLWVKVENENQRLVLLQIEDSHGGAAIEGHEFQYIFPWISGVDTIRTTASFPFADLDFEQDGLPLKVSLRAWSPFIPGNVKDSALPLAYFDFEIRSTADRPVEVQLLAITRNATAYDQPDRIYVNRRIQDGDFSAIELAAGQTDPAAATTGSLCLASFYAKSTAYLGWEHLHPYYERLLREFPLPEVDDTNGRNGTDQTTGKRKADPRCFATIGRAATLPAHGAGFSHTFALTWHFPNLYGRIAKPLENVGRNTEPKGHDRLEGHYYSRFFDSAETVARYARSDRSRLYEETARFHSTFFDSSLPGFVLDQVNSQLNTFHTSTWLTHTGMFGVHEGLSPTQHWAGIATTDVAMYGQIATSLLFPALDRMTIDLWKKFQNPDGRVAHSIVCNSYEADPRECNGHRLDMPAQFAFMALRSALWSGDRSYLESVWPNVKSALAYVIRERDKNGDHLPDMEGVMCSYDNFPMFGVAPYVVTQWLAALALALKTARQLNDTAFTTTYTPFFEEGCATLERTTWNGRYFNLYSDAQPEAPDAKLGCMSDQLIGEGVARQLDAPLPIAPEKIIRALRSILEMNYKPDQGLRNCQWPGDTFLHGVDTNTWVDQANTCWTGVELNFAAQLYQAGLNENAEEIIRNVDERHRKWGLYWDHQEFGGHYFRPMSALAIPNAFLGLSYDGQTLRLTPARLLPVGRWCVILPGAYGTFHRTVDGGRLEIKSGTLAAATIELPVTGSVTLSGVTGRYTAIEKDNRTIFTRV; translated from the coding sequence ATGAGTTACCCCAGCACCATGCATCGTTCCCAACTCCCCCGCTCCGGTATGGCCCTCGGCGGCATCGGCACGGGTGGATTTGAAATCCGCCAGGATGGCAGTTTCGCGAATTGGTCCATCTTCAATAACTGGCCGCTTTTTGCCGGAAACCGCTACCCTCACAACCCCAAACAAACCCTCTTCTTCATGCTCTGGGTCAAGGTGGAAAATGAGAATCAGCGGCTGGTCCTCCTGCAGATCGAGGACAGCCATGGCGGCGCCGCGATTGAAGGCCATGAGTTCCAATACATCTTCCCCTGGATCAGCGGGGTGGATACCATTCGCACAACCGCGTCGTTTCCCTTTGCCGACCTCGATTTCGAGCAGGATGGCCTGCCCCTCAAGGTTTCCCTGCGCGCCTGGTCCCCATTCATTCCAGGCAACGTCAAAGACTCCGCCCTTCCCCTCGCCTATTTCGATTTCGAGATCCGTTCAACCGCTGACCGGCCCGTAGAGGTTCAACTCCTCGCCATTACCCGTAATGCCACGGCTTACGATCAGCCCGACCGTATCTACGTCAACCGGAGAATTCAGGATGGCGATTTCTCCGCCATTGAGCTTGCGGCCGGACAGACCGACCCGGCCGCCGCCACCACCGGCTCGCTGTGCCTCGCCTCGTTTTACGCAAAATCCACCGCCTACCTGGGATGGGAGCACCTCCATCCCTACTACGAACGTCTTCTCCGCGAATTCCCGCTGCCCGAAGTGGACGATACGAACGGACGCAATGGCACCGACCAAACGACCGGCAAGCGCAAGGCCGATCCGCGTTGCTTCGCGACCATCGGGCGAGCCGCCACCCTTCCCGCCCATGGGGCCGGCTTCTCCCACACCTTTGCGCTCACCTGGCATTTCCCGAACCTTTACGGGCGCATCGCCAAACCCCTCGAAAACGTGGGGCGGAACACCGAACCCAAAGGGCATGACCGGCTCGAAGGCCACTATTACAGCCGCTTTTTCGACTCTGCCGAAACCGTTGCCCGCTATGCCCGCAGTGATCGCTCCAGACTTTACGAGGAGACCGCCCGCTTCCATTCCACCTTCTTCGACAGTTCCCTGCCTGGCTTTGTCCTCGACCAGGTGAACTCCCAGCTCAACACGTTTCACACGTCGACCTGGCTCACCCATACCGGCATGTTCGGCGTACATGAAGGCCTCAGCCCGACTCAACACTGGGCCGGGATCGCCACCACTGATGTCGCGATGTATGGCCAGATCGCCACCAGCCTCCTTTTTCCGGCACTGGATCGCATGACCATCGATCTCTGGAAGAAGTTCCAGAACCCCGACGGTCGTGTCGCCCATTCCATCGTCTGCAATTCCTATGAGGCCGATCCCCGCGAATGTAACGGACACCGGCTTGACATGCCCGCGCAGTTCGCCTTCATGGCCCTCCGCTCCGCCCTCTGGAGCGGTGACCGTTCCTATCTCGAATCCGTCTGGCCCAACGTCAAGTCAGCCCTGGCCTACGTAATACGGGAACGCGACAAGAATGGGGACCACCTGCCCGACATGGAAGGGGTCATGTGTTCCTATGACAATTTCCCCATGTTTGGCGTCGCTCCCTACGTGGTCACCCAGTGGCTTGCCGCCCTCGCCCTCGCCCTCAAAACCGCCCGCCAACTGAACGACACCGCCTTCACCACCACCTACACCCCGTTCTTTGAAGAAGGCTGCGCCACCTTGGAACGCACCACCTGGAATGGCCGTTACTTCAACCTCTATTCCGACGCACAGCCTGAGGCCCCTGACGCCAAACTCGGGTGTATGTCGGACCAGCTCATCGGCGAGGGTGTGGCGCGCCAGCTCGACGCGCCCCTCCCCATCGCTCCGGAAAAAATAATCAGGGCACTACGCTCTATCCTCGAAATGAACTACAAGCCCGACCAGGGCCTCCGCAACTGCCAGTGGCCCGGCGATACCTTCCTGCATGGGGTGGATACCAATACCTGGGTGGACCAGGCCAACACCTGCTGGACCGGCGTTGAACTCAACTTCGCCGCGCAGCTCTACCAGGCCGGCCTGAATGAAAACGCGGAGGAAATCATCCGCAATGTGGACGAGCGCCACCGCAAGTGGGGCCTATACTGGGACCATCAGGAATTTGGCGGCCATTATTTCCGTCCGATGTCCGCCCTCGCCATCCCCAACGCCTTCCTCGGCCTTTCCTACGATGGTCAGACCCTCCGTCTTACCCCTGCCCGGCTACTGCCTGTGGGGCGTTGGTGCGTGATACTCCCCGGCGCCTACGGTACGTTCCACCGCACCGTCGATGGGGGCCGGCTCGAGATTAAATCTGGAACCCTTGCCGCCGCCACCATCGAACTCCCCGTAACCGGCAGCGTCACCCTTTCCGGTGTTACTGGCCGCTATACAGCAATAGAAAAGGACAACCGCACGATCTTCACCCGGGTATGA